One part of the Tachysurus vachellii isolate PV-2020 chromosome 6, HZAU_Pvac_v1, whole genome shotgun sequence genome encodes these proteins:
- the si:dkey-56e3.3 gene encoding zinc finger protein 33B has product MAAVEDSRMPGVLAFQTQIASVMEVFANAAVAEICKVVEVSYTELQMEIAKSQKENTLLKRRLKMIEMRESFYKRTNRLKESFGGEGGRVRVKIDTVERERRPTEETLPRDPVTHTSAQQECVMECVEQVRQPDLLMLKQERTESVSKVQETETRDTTGRENILQHDSLQQQESDEECDFLKEEQHEERGDASAHDGSCPEEGTSSIEADNDDAVADAMWESSMFDSSAHSIPYSGADMSAGVSVNDYFLHRDALCSYGTEAGSVSNASFPEGHFPHTDERIASQSHTSLFKPERFVVCKYCGKRFPHTSALVLHQRVHTGEKPYYCALCGKRFSQASSLKKHYGMHRGEKPFSCLHCGKLFSDQSNLKKHVNVHTGEKPYGCVQCGKTFNQSSNLKTHMKIHTREKPFSCEHCGQIFAYKSSLVKHQQRNCLTLQNPVQQF; this is encoded by the exons ATGGCGGCGGTGGAGGACAGCAGGATGCCCGGTGTGTTGGCGTTTCAGACTCAGATCGcctcagtgatggaggtgttcGCCAACGCCGCTGTGGCCGAGATCTGTAAAGTTGTGGAGGTCAGTTACACTGAGCTCCAGATGGAGATAGCGAAGAGTCAGAAGGAGAACACGCTCCTCAAACGGAGACTGAAGATGATCGAAATGCGGGAGTCGTTTTATAAAAGAACCAACAGGCTGAAGGAGTCGTTTGGGGGAGAGG gCGGGAGGGTACGGGTGAAGATCGACACAGTAGAGCGTGAACGGCGACCCACTGAGGAAACACTTCCACGTgatcctgtaacacacacatctgctcaACAg gagtgtgtgatggagtgtgtggagCAGGTCAGACAGCCAGACCTTCTCATGCTGAAACAGGAGAGAACAGAGAGCGTCAGTAAAGTGCAAGAGACTGAGACCAGAGACACAA CAGGCAGAGAAAACATCCTGCAGCATGATTCACTCCAACAACAGGag TCTGATGAAGAATGTGACTTTCTGAAGGAAGAACAACATGAGGAGAGAGGAGACGCATCAGCACACGATG gAAGTTGTCCTGAAGAAGGCACTTCGAGTATAGAAGCTGACAACGATGACGCTGTTGCTGATGCAATGTGGGAAAGCAGCATGTTTGACTCTTCCGCACACAGCATCCCGTACTCTGGAGCGGACATGAGTGCAGGAGTGTCCGTCAATGATTATTTCCTGCACAGAGATGCCTTGTGTTCTTATGGCACTGAGGCTGGCTCTGTTAGTAATGCGTCTTTTCCTGAAGGCCACTTTCCACACACTGATGAGCGAATTGCCTCTCAGTCCCACACCAGCCTATTTAAACCAGAGAggtttgtggtgtgtaaatattGTGGGAAACGCTTCCCCCATACCAGTGCCCTCGTCCTGCACCAGCGTGTCCACACGGGCGAAAAGCCGTACTACTGCGCACTGTGTGGGAAACGTTTCAGTCAAGCATCCAGTCTGAAGAAACACTACGGCATGCACAGAGGAGAGAAGCCCTTCAGCTGTCTGCACTGTGGAAAACTGTTCTCAGATCAGAGCAATCTGAAGAAGCATGTTAATGTGCACACTGGGGAAAAACCGTATGGCTGTGTGCAGTGCGGCAAAACCTTTAATCAGTCATCCAACCTGAAGACACACATGAAGATCCACACACGGGAGAAACCGTTTAGCTGTGAGCACTGTGGCCAGATCTTCGCCTACAAGAGCAGTCTGGTGAAACATCAGCAGAGGAACTGCCTTACTCTGCAGAACCCAGTGCAACAGTTTTAG